One part of the Thermoanaerobacterium sp. CMT5567-10 genome encodes these proteins:
- the cas4 gene encoding CRISPR-associated protein Cas4 has translation MYEEVTGSLMQSYNICKRQVWLMAHQIIPDQEHPYIEMGRLIDDISYDRDRKKLNFENVVIDLVRNDNGNLLVGEVKKSSKAEKSAKMQLLFYLYKLKQNGIVAKGQLFFPEERKKVDVYLTSEAELEIINAMKDITDIMSKDKAPSFEKIPYCKNCGYKEFCLS, from the coding sequence ATGTACGAAGAAGTAACAGGTTCATTGATGCAAAGTTATAATATATGCAAAAGGCAGGTGTGGCTTATGGCCCACCAGATAATTCCTGATCAAGAGCATCCATACATTGAGATGGGACGCTTGATCGATGACATATCTTATGACAGGGATAGAAAGAAGCTAAACTTTGAAAATGTCGTCATAGATCTTGTGAGAAATGACAATGGCAACCTGCTAGTTGGGGAAGTAAAGAAGAGCTCCAAGGCTGAAAAGAGCGCAAAGATGCAACTTCTCTTTTATTTATATAAGCTGAAACAAAACGGTATAGTAGCAAAAGGGCAGCTTTTCTTTCCTGAGGAGAGGAAAAAGGTGGATGTATATCTTACTAGTGAAGCAGAGTTAGAAATTATTAATGCTATGAAAGATATAACCGATATTATGAGCAAAGACAAAGCGCCTAGTTTTGAAAAGATACCTTACTGCAAAAATTGTGGATATAAGGAGTTTTGCTTATCATGA
- the cas1b gene encoding type I-B CRISPR-associated endonuclease Cas1b: MKKPVYIFSDGELHRKDNTLYFEGENGRKFIPVENTSEIMIFGEVNLNKRFLEFISQSEIILHFFNHYGYYVGSFYPREHLNSGYMILKQAENYIDEKKRLYIAQKFVEGAYRNIRQVLKYYQNRGKNLDDIIYAIERLGDLIVGTSDVNELMAIEGNIREYYYKSFDEILGNSDFEFDVRSKRPPKNSLNVLISFGNSLMYTTVLSEVYKTHLDPRIGYLHSTNFRRFTLNLDVSEIFKPIVVDRVIFTVVGKSIIKKDDFDGDAEGLVLKDKAKMAFIEEYEDKLKTTIKHRTLGNNVSYRRLIRLELYKLEKHLMGEEEYQPFVAQW; encoded by the coding sequence ATGAAAAAGCCTGTTTATATTTTTTCAGATGGTGAATTACATAGAAAAGACAACACGTTGTATTTTGAGGGTGAAAATGGAAGGAAATTTATCCCGGTTGAAAATACTTCAGAAATAATGATTTTTGGTGAAGTCAATCTCAATAAAAGATTCCTTGAGTTTATTTCTCAATCAGAGATAATACTTCACTTCTTCAACCATTACGGCTACTACGTAGGGTCATTTTACCCAAGAGAGCATTTGAATTCTGGGTATATGATTTTAAAGCAAGCAGAAAATTATATTGACGAGAAGAAACGGTTATATATCGCGCAAAAATTTGTAGAAGGTGCATATAGAAACATCCGTCAAGTTTTAAAATACTATCAAAACAGAGGCAAAAATTTAGACGATATTATTTATGCTATAGAAAGATTGGGGGATTTAATAGTTGGAACATCCGATGTAAATGAGCTTATGGCTATTGAAGGAAATATAAGGGAGTATTACTATAAATCATTTGATGAAATATTGGGAAATAGTGATTTTGAGTTTGATGTAAGAAGCAAAAGGCCACCGAAAAATTCTTTAAATGTTCTTATAAGTTTTGGAAATTCTCTTATGTATACAACAGTATTAAGCGAAGTTTATAAGACACATTTGGACCCTAGAATAGGGTATTTACACTCTACAAACTTTAGGAGATTTACTCTAAATCTAGATGTATCAGAAATATTTAAGCCAATCGTGGTAGACAGGGTGATATTTACAGTTGTGGGGAAAAGTATTATTAAAAAAGACGATTTTGACGGTGATGCAGAAGGGCTGGTGCTTAAAGATAAGGCAAAGATGGCATTTATAGAGGAATACGAAGATAAGCTTAAGACGACGATAAAGCACAGGACTCTAGGCAATAATGTCTCATACCGCAGGCTTATACGGCTTGAGCTTTATAAACTGGAAAAACATCTTATGGGTGAAGAAGAATATCAGCCATTTGTTGCTCAATGGTAA
- the cas2 gene encoding CRISPR-associated endonuclease Cas2 translates to MFIILVYDVNEKRVNKVLKTCRKYLNWVQNSVLEGEISDANFRKLKSEISRIINKDEDSVIIYTLRTTKYSDREIIGLEKGGESLFI, encoded by the coding sequence ATGTTTATCATACTAGTATATGATGTCAATGAGAAGCGAGTAAATAAAGTTTTAAAGACCTGCAGGAAGTACCTTAATTGGGTACAAAATTCAGTTTTAGAAGGCGAAATATCGGATGCAAATTTTAGAAAGTTAAAGAGTGAGATCTCAAGGATAATTAATAAAGATGAAGATTCGGTTATTATCTATACTTTGCGGACTACTAAGTATTCTGATAGAGAGATAATAGGCCTTGAAAAAGGTGGGGAAAGCCTATTTATATAA
- a CDS encoding glycine betaine ABC transporter substrate-binding protein has protein sequence MRKKIISAILTLVIISALISGCGKSSGTVVIGSKNFTEQIIMGNMLATLIEKNTNLKVVRKLNLGGTDVAFNALKSGDIDMYVEYTGTGLVNILKKPTQNNSDAVYNEVKKDFKEKYNLDWLEPIGFNNTYTLAVSPSVEEKYHPKTISDLKKISNNLVLGCTMEFTERPDGYPGLKKTYDIEFKSVKGMDSGLRYPAIEKGDVDVIDAFSTDGMLKAYNLTVLEDDKNFFPPYYAAPLVRDDTLKKYPELKDVLNKLAGQINDETMRELNYKVDKLGEDPRTVADDFLKSKGLIK, from the coding sequence ATGAGAAAAAAAATTATTTCTGCTATTCTGACACTTGTAATAATATCTGCATTAATCTCTGGATGCGGAAAATCAAGCGGCACAGTCGTAATAGGATCAAAAAATTTTACAGAACAAATAATAATGGGTAACATGTTAGCAACACTTATAGAAAAAAATACAAATTTGAAAGTTGTAAGAAAATTAAATTTAGGAGGCACTGATGTTGCTTTTAATGCTCTAAAATCAGGCGATATTGACATGTACGTAGAATATACAGGTACAGGTCTTGTAAATATATTGAAAAAGCCTACCCAAAATAATTCAGATGCTGTATATAATGAGGTTAAAAAAGATTTTAAAGAAAAGTATAATCTCGATTGGTTAGAACCGATAGGATTTAACAACACTTATACTTTAGCAGTATCGCCGTCTGTAGAAGAAAAATATCACCCTAAAACAATATCAGATCTCAAAAAGATTTCAAACAATCTAGTATTAGGATGTACAATGGAATTTACAGAAAGACCTGATGGATATCCTGGACTTAAGAAAACTTACGACATCGAGTTTAAATCAGTAAAAGGGATGGACTCAGGCCTTAGATATCCAGCTATAGAAAAGGGAGATGTTGACGTAATTGATGCATTTTCAACAGATGGAATGCTTAAAGCGTACAATTTGACAGTTTTAGAAGATGATAAAAATTTCTTCCCTCCATACTATGCAGCACCTCTTGTAAGAGATGATACATTAAAAAAATATCCTGAACTAAAAGACGTATTAAACAAGCTTGCTGGCCAGATAAATGATGAAACCATGAGAGAACTTAATTATAAGGTAGATAAACTTGGCGAAGATCCACGAACTGTTGCTGATGACTTCTTAAAATCAAAAGGTTTAATAAAATAA
- a CDS encoding ABC transporter permease produces MSDFINFFLSRSNQIGNLTLQHIELTIVAVIAAIVIGVPIGIIITRFKSLSKYIIGLANVVQAIPSLALMGFLIPLFGIGSTPAIVMVFLYSLLPIIKNTFTGITNIDSEILEAGKGMGMTNSQLLRLIELPLSLPVIMAGIRIAAVTAVGLMTIAAFIGAGGLGYMIFTGIQMYNTQMVLAGAIPAAILALLIDFIIEKIEIKVTPKGIKK; encoded by the coding sequence ATGTCAGATTTTATTAATTTTTTCCTTTCAAGATCTAATCAAATAGGAAATCTTACGCTTCAGCATATTGAGCTTACTATAGTAGCAGTCATTGCAGCAATCGTAATTGGTGTGCCAATCGGCATCATTATAACCAGGTTTAAAAGTCTTTCAAAATATATAATAGGACTTGCAAATGTCGTTCAGGCAATACCAAGCCTTGCTTTAATGGGCTTTTTAATACCTCTTTTCGGCATAGGCAGTACACCAGCAATAGTAATGGTATTTCTGTATTCACTTCTGCCAATAATAAAAAATACATTTACCGGTATAACAAATATTGATAGTGAAATACTTGAAGCTGGTAAAGGAATGGGTATGACAAACTCACAGCTTTTAAGGCTTATAGAGCTTCCTCTATCGCTGCCTGTAATAATGGCTGGCATTAGAATAGCAGCCGTAACTGCTGTCGGGCTTATGACTATCGCCGCATTCATCGGCGCTGGTGGACTAGGTTATATGATATTTACAGGAATACAAATGTACAATACACAGATGGTACTTGCCGGTGCTATACCTGCTGCGATATTAGCATTGCTCATAGATTTTATAATCGAAAAAATTGAAATCAAAGTTACACCAAAGGGAATAAAAAAATAG
- a CDS encoding ABC transporter ATP-binding protein: MIEFKDVRKSYDDGKEIIKGINFTINSGELFVLIGPSGCGKTTTLKMINRLIEPTSGKILIDGEDITKGDPIELRRNIGYVIQQTGLFPNMTIGQNIEIVPYLKKWPQQKRRERTMELLRLVGMEPEEFINRYPNELSGGQKQRIGVIRALATNPDVILMDEPFSALDPITRNQLQDELFDLQQKLNKTIVFVTHDMDEALKLGDRICIMKDGNIIQLDTPEEILKNPAHGFVENFIGKNRIWSNPDYIKAEDIMINNPVKANPKRTVLQAIEIMKSNKVDSILVVDGDEKLLGIATSKDMSKKEGSKKLEEIMETDVITAYNDDTISEILKIMDEKGVGLLPIINKEKRLVGLITKSSLITVFSKLYS; this comes from the coding sequence ATGATAGAATTCAAAGATGTAAGAAAGTCATATGATGACGGAAAAGAAATTATAAAGGGTATAAATTTCACTATAAATTCCGGTGAACTGTTCGTCCTAATAGGCCCCAGCGGCTGTGGAAAGACAACAACTCTCAAGATGATAAATAGGCTTATTGAACCAACTTCTGGTAAAATTCTTATCGATGGAGAAGATATTACAAAAGGTGATCCTATAGAACTTAGAAGAAATATCGGTTATGTAATACAGCAAACAGGGCTTTTCCCAAACATGACTATAGGTCAAAATATAGAAATAGTCCCATATCTTAAAAAATGGCCGCAACAAAAGAGAAGAGAGAGAACTATGGAACTTTTAAGATTAGTTGGCATGGAACCAGAAGAATTTATAAATAGGTATCCAAATGAACTAAGCGGCGGCCAAAAGCAAAGAATTGGTGTCATAAGAGCATTAGCAACTAATCCAGACGTAATATTAATGGATGAACCATTTAGTGCACTTGATCCTATTACAAGAAACCAACTTCAAGATGAATTGTTTGACTTGCAGCAGAAATTAAATAAGACTATCGTCTTTGTAACACATGATATGGATGAAGCACTAAAACTGGGAGACAGAATATGTATAATGAAGGACGGCAATATAATCCAGTTGGACACGCCTGAAGAGATATTAAAGAATCCTGCTCATGGATTTGTCGAAAATTTCATAGGCAAAAACAGGATATGGAGCAATCCAGATTACATCAAAGCAGAAGATATAATGATAAATAATCCAGTCAAAGCAAACCCAAAGCGAACAGTTCTACAAGCAATAGAAATAATGAAAAGCAACAAAGTCGACAGCATATTAGTTGTAGATGGTGATGAAAAGCTCCTTGGTATTGCAACTTCAAAGGATATGTCAAAAAAAGAAGGAAGCAAAAAGTTAGAAGAAATAATGGAAACGGATGTAATAACTGCTTATAATGACGATACCATTTCAGAAATATTAAAAATAATGGATGAGAAAGGTGTAGGTTTGCTACCTATAATAAACAAAGAAAAAAGATTAGTCGGGCTAATAACAAAAAGCAGTCTTATCACAGTTTTTTCAAAATTGTACAGTTAA
- a CDS encoding TrkA C-terminal domain-containing protein has product MSAVEKPKYHQISLDIARKIINGDIKEGEKIYGRSELAAIYNVSPETIRRAIAVLKDMGVVSVMHGSGIIVKSRELAYKYVDRFNETDSIEHLQKKLEKLIDVKRKIDDDLNSTIERIIEYTLSLKNINPFNPFEIEIKRGAKAIGKTLSELNFWQNTGGTIIGIRRNGKIILSPGPYAEIKLGDILVIVGDGDVPMKTNHFLYND; this is encoded by the coding sequence ATGTCAGCAGTGGAAAAGCCAAAATATCACCAAATATCCCTTGATATAGCTCGAAAGATAATAAATGGCGATATAAAAGAGGGTGAAAAGATCTATGGGAGATCAGAACTTGCAGCCATATACAATGTATCACCAGAGACCATAAGAAGAGCTATAGCAGTGCTTAAGGACATGGGTGTAGTATCTGTGATGCATGGAAGCGGTATTATCGTAAAATCAAGAGAACTTGCATACAAATACGTAGACAGATTTAATGAAACAGACTCAATAGAGCATCTTCAAAAAAAACTAGAAAAACTTATAGATGTAAAAAGAAAGATCGATGATGATCTTAATTCTACAATAGAAAGAATAATAGAATACACCTTAAGCCTTAAAAACATAAACCCTTTTAACCCATTTGAAATAGAGATAAAAAGAGGGGCAAAAGCCATCGGAAAAACATTATCAGAACTAAACTTCTGGCAGAACACTGGAGGTACTATAATCGGCATAAGGCGCAATGGGAAAATAATATTGTCACCTGGACCATACGCTGAAATAAAACTTGGGGATATACTAGTGATCGTTGGTGATGGCGATGTACCCATGAAGACTAATCATTTCTTATACAATGATTAG
- a CDS encoding ClC family H(+)/Cl(-) exchange transporter: protein MNGNSHIYEMFKNRENFKDRLILEGIIVGIFIGFVVSTLRFILEKTVMYLLVLYKVLESKIYLLPIWFLFLAVVGIFTNYILKLEPMISGSGIPQVEGTIIGYFKLNWLKIFILKFVGTILMIGVGLSLGREGPCVQLGSSLGQGISRLLKRMRFEEKYLITCGAGAGLAAAFNAPLAGVIFSLEELHKNFSPIVLVSSMVSSLTATYITDTFLGLKTVFDITNIPIVPFSQYIYLLVLGVIIGFGGILFNKSLLKSQDLYDKYVKIPQLKIFIPLFLSVIIGLSIPMVLGGGESLVDKISSVNLGFAFVLLLFISKFLFTIVSYGSGVPGGIFMPLLAIGALIGNLYGIIIIHIFNIDQLYLKDFIVLAMAGYFAAIVRAPITGSLLVTEMTGSFSHLLALSTVSITAYIVSGFYGNKPIYESLLDRIIKNTKNENINDYDESGKILFEMPVAVGSFVDGKKLKDIEWPRNCLVVGIKRGGKEIIPKGNTKILSGDYIVLLGNENEVVDIKNNIRKMTEI, encoded by the coding sequence ATGAACGGCAACAGTCACATATATGAAATGTTTAAAAACAGGGAAAACTTCAAAGATAGATTGATATTAGAAGGAATAATTGTTGGAATTTTTATAGGATTTGTCGTATCAACTTTAAGGTTTATATTAGAAAAAACTGTCATGTACCTTCTGGTTTTATATAAAGTTTTAGAATCGAAGATTTATCTCTTGCCTATATGGTTTTTGTTTTTAGCTGTAGTAGGTATATTTACAAACTATATACTTAAATTGGAGCCTATGATCAGTGGCAGCGGTATACCGCAGGTGGAAGGGACGATTATAGGCTATTTTAAATTAAATTGGCTAAAAATATTTATATTGAAGTTTGTAGGTACTATATTGATGATAGGTGTTGGACTGTCTTTAGGGAGAGAAGGTCCATGTGTCCAGCTTGGTTCATCTTTAGGACAAGGTATCAGCAGGTTATTAAAAAGGATGCGCTTTGAGGAGAAGTACCTTATAACGTGCGGTGCTGGTGCAGGCTTAGCGGCGGCATTTAATGCGCCTTTAGCAGGTGTTATATTTTCATTGGAAGAGCTTCACAAAAATTTTTCCCCTATCGTTCTTGTATCATCAATGGTATCATCACTTACTGCCACATACATTACAGATACTTTTTTAGGTTTAAAGACGGTATTTGATATTACCAATATTCCGATTGTTCCGTTTTCTCAATATATATATCTTTTAGTGCTGGGTGTTATAATCGGGTTTGGAGGAATTTTATTCAACAAATCACTCCTAAAATCACAAGACTTATATGATAAATATGTAAAGATACCTCAATTAAAGATATTTATTCCTCTTTTTCTATCGGTTATTATAGGGCTTTCTATACCTATGGTGCTGGGGGGCGGTGAAAGCCTCGTAGATAAGATAAGCAGTGTAAATTTAGGTTTTGCATTTGTCCTTTTGCTGTTTATATCAAAATTTTTGTTTACAATTGTAAGCTATGGGTCTGGAGTACCAGGCGGCATATTCATGCCACTTCTAGCCATTGGGGCATTGATTGGAAATTTATACGGCATAATAATTATACATATTTTTAATATTGATCAATTGTACTTAAAAGATTTTATTGTATTAGCTATGGCCGGGTATTTTGCTGCCATTGTCAGGGCTCCTATTACTGGTAGTCTTTTAGTTACAGAGATGACAGGTTCGTTTAGTCATTTACTTGCATTAAGCACTGTATCAATAACTGCTTACATTGTATCAGGCTTTTATGGAAATAAGCCAATATATGAATCATTGCTTGATAGGATAATAAAAAATACTAAGAACGAGAATATTAACGATTATGATGAATCTGGCAAAATTTTGTTTGAGATGCCTGTTGCCGTCGGATCTTTTGTAGACGGGAAAAAATTAAAAGACATAGAGTGGCCTCGTAATTGTCTTGTAGTTGGGATAAAAAGAGGTGGAAAAGAGATAATTCCTAAAGGGAATACAAAAATATTATCTGGAGATTATATTGTATTGCTGGGGAACGAAAATGAAGTTGTTGATATAAAAAATAACATAAGAAAGATGACTGAAATATAA
- a CDS encoding MarR family winged helix-turn-helix transcriptional regulator — MNEFNERIDVLKTLKFIMNMIHKSMEDEFRELNITGPQGMIIGILMRHKKMKISDLSEKMGLTSSTVSGIIDRLEKQGMVKRERSSDDRRVVYVSIDEEFREKSKEVFKKIEDKFRDMMNKATKEEHDEIVKGLNTLKRLIESNKQ, encoded by the coding sequence TTGAATGAATTTAACGAAAGAATAGATGTTTTAAAGACTTTAAAGTTTATTATGAATATGATCCATAAAAGCATGGAAGACGAATTTAGAGAACTGAACATAACGGGGCCTCAAGGGATGATCATAGGTATTCTTATGCGGCATAAAAAAATGAAAATAAGCGATTTAAGTGAAAAAATGGGACTTACAAGCAGCACTGTCTCAGGCATAATAGACAGGCTGGAAAAGCAAGGCATGGTTAAAAGAGAGAGAAGTAGTGATGACAGGCGGGTTGTCTATGTTAGTATAGATGAGGAATTTAGGGAAAAATCAAAAGAGGTTTTCAAAAAAATAGAAGATAAATTTAGAGATATGATGAATAAGGCCACAAAGGAAGAACACGACGAAATAGTAAAAGGATTAAACACTTTAAAGAGATTGATTGAGTCAAACAAGCAGTAG
- a CDS encoding ABC transporter ATP-binding protein — MLKLRKYFKPYIFITIIAILFIFIQAMSDLALPDYMSNIVNQGIQQGGIVNAVPSAVRQSTMDKLTLFMSDDDKKEVLNDYTLIDKNSSDYDKYVKQYPTLKKEPIYVLKNIDKSEVDKINPVMGKAFLAVSAVDKMKSSVKDGFITFNNTKIPANMDLFALFAKLPESERQKIADDMNKKFTSLGDNMVIQAAAAEVKAEYKALGVNTDKIQMNYILTTGLIMLLITILSAACSILVGFLGSRVAAGFSRDIRKSLFTRVESFSSEEFDKFSTASLITRTTNDITQIQMLIVFMIRMIFYAPMIGIGGVIRAIGKSASMSWIIALAVIVLLGLVSIVFSIALPKFKSVQKLVDRLNLVARENLAGMMVIRAFNTQEFEENRFDKANRDITDTMLFINRVMITMFPAMMLIMNGVTLLIVWVGAHDIANSSMQVGDMMAFMQYAIQIIFAFLMMSMMFIMIPRASVSASRIAEVLETEPTVVDPKESKKFDESQKGVVEFRNVSYRYPGAEEDAIKNITFKAEPGKTTAIIGSTGSGKSTLVNLIPRFYDATEGQVLVDGVDVRDVKQHDLREKIGYVPQKISLFKGTVMSNIKFGNENATDEEVKKAAEVAQAAEFIERLPDGYDSEISQDATNISGGQKQRLSIARALVKKPEIYIFDDSFSALDFKTDRALRKALKEYTGNSTVIIVAQRISTIMNADQIIVLDDGKIAGIGTHEELMKNCETYREIAYSQLSKEELA, encoded by the coding sequence ATGCTTAAATTACGAAAATATTTTAAGCCTTACATCTTTATAACTATTATTGCAATACTGTTCATATTTATTCAGGCCATGAGCGACCTGGCCCTTCCTGACTATATGTCCAACATAGTAAACCAAGGCATACAGCAGGGAGGAATAGTAAATGCTGTGCCTTCTGCAGTAAGGCAAAGCACGATGGATAAACTCACGCTATTTATGAGTGATGATGACAAAAAAGAGGTTTTGAATGATTACACATTGATAGATAAAAATAGTTCAGATTACGATAAATACGTAAAACAATATCCAACTTTGAAAAAAGAACCGATTTACGTACTTAAAAATATCGATAAATCCGAAGTGGACAAGATAAACCCTGTGATGGGTAAGGCTTTTCTGGCTGTTTCTGCCGTTGACAAAATGAAGTCCAGTGTAAAAGATGGATTTATTACATTTAATAATACAAAGATTCCTGCAAATATGGATCTATTTGCGCTATTTGCAAAGCTTCCAGAGTCTGAGAGGCAGAAGATAGCAGACGATATGAATAAGAAGTTTACATCCCTTGGCGACAACATGGTTATACAGGCTGCGGCAGCAGAAGTTAAAGCAGAATATAAAGCTCTTGGTGTAAATACCGACAAGATTCAGATGAATTATATTTTGACTACAGGTTTAATCATGCTTTTGATAACAATTTTAAGCGCAGCTTGTTCGATACTGGTAGGTTTCTTGGGCTCTAGAGTTGCAGCAGGATTTTCAAGAGACATTAGAAAGAGCTTGTTCACCAGAGTTGAGAGCTTTTCAAGTGAAGAATTTGATAAGTTTTCGACAGCATCTTTGATAACAAGGACAACAAACGATATAACGCAGATACAGATGTTAATAGTCTTTATGATAAGGATGATATTCTATGCACCTATGATAGGGATTGGCGGTGTAATAAGAGCTATAGGTAAGAGTGCGTCAATGTCATGGATAATAGCACTAGCTGTCATAGTACTTTTAGGACTTGTGTCAATTGTGTTTTCCATTGCGCTGCCTAAATTCAAGTCTGTGCAGAAATTAGTCGACAGGCTAAATCTTGTAGCACGTGAAAACCTAGCAGGAATGATGGTTATAAGGGCATTTAATACGCAGGAGTTTGAGGAGAACCGGTTTGACAAGGCGAACCGCGACATCACAGACACGATGCTTTTTATAAACCGCGTCATGATAACAATGTTTCCTGCAATGATGCTTATAATGAATGGAGTTACTCTTCTTATTGTGTGGGTAGGTGCTCATGATATTGCCAATTCATCGATGCAGGTTGGCGACATGATGGCATTTATGCAGTACGCTATACAGATAATCTTTGCATTTCTCATGATGTCTATGATGTTTATCATGATACCGAGGGCATCTGTATCAGCATCCCGTATAGCTGAAGTGCTGGAAACTGAACCTACTGTAGTTGATCCTAAGGAAAGTAAAAAGTTTGATGAAAGCCAAAAAGGTGTCGTTGAATTCAGAAATGTTTCATACAGGTACCCTGGTGCAGAAGAAGATGCTATAAAGAATATAACATTTAAGGCTGAGCCTGGGAAGACGACGGCTATCATTGGTTCAACAGGATCCGGGAAATCTACACTTGTAAACTTGATTCCGAGATTTTACGATGCAACAGAAGGACAGGTTTTAGTAGATGGTGTAGATGTGAGGGATGTGAAGCAGCACGATTTGAGAGAGAAGATTGGATATGTACCTCAGAAGATTTCTTTATTTAAAGGCACTGTCATGTCAAACATAAAGTTTGGCAATGAAAATGCTACAGATGAAGAAGTTAAAAAGGCTGCAGAGGTGGCTCAAGCAGCAGAGTTTATTGAAAGGCTTCCAGATGGTTATGACAGTGAAATATCTCAGGATGCCACAAATATCTCAGGGGGACAGAAACAAAGGCTGTCTATCGCACGTGCCCTTGTCAAAAAGCCGGAGATTTATATATTTGATGACAGTTTTTCCGCACTTGACTTTAAGACAGATAGGGCATTGAGGAAGGCATTGAAAGAGTATACAGGAAATAGCACAGTCATAATAGTTGCACAGCGTATCTCAACAATAATGAATGCAGATCAGATTATCGTATTGGACGATGGTAAAATAGCTGGGATAGGCACACATGAAGAGCTTATGAAAAACTGTGAGACATATAGAGAGATCGCTTATTCGCAGCTTTCAAAGGAGGAATTGGCATAA